Proteins from a genomic interval of Calypte anna isolate BGI_N300 chromosome 6, bCalAnn1_v1.p, whole genome shotgun sequence:
- the PCBD1 gene encoding pterin-4-alpha-carbinolamine dehydratase yields the protein MAGKAHRLSAEEREQLLPNLRAVGWNEVEGRDAIFKEFHFKDFNRAFGFMTRVALQAEKLDHHPEWFNVYNKVHITLSTHECGGLSERDINLASFIEQVAASLS from the exons ATG GCAGGAAAAGCCCACAGGCTGAGCGCGGAggagagggagcagctgctgccaaacCTGAGAGCCGTGGGGTGGAACGAGGTGGAAGGCAGAGATGCCATCTTCAAGGAATTCCACTTCAAGGACTTCAACCGG GCCTTCGGCTTCATGACCAGAGTTGCTCTACAGGCAGAAAAACTGGATCACCACCCCGAATGGTTCAATGTGTACAATAAG GTTCACATCACCTTGAGCACCCACGAGTGTGGAGGCTTATCAGAGAGAGACATCAACTTGGCAAGCTTCATCGAGCAGGTTGCAGCTTCTCTCTCCTGA